The following proteins are co-located in the Pedobacter sp. FW305-3-2-15-E-R2A2 genome:
- a CDS encoding dihydrolipoamide acetyltransferase family protein, which yields MAQYELLLPKMGESVAEATIIKWAKQPGDMIELDDTILEIATDKVDSEVPSPIAGKLIKQLFKEDEVVQVGAVIAIIETDANAAAAPVETAAAQPEAERVSEQIPGTEQLPSNDAATQPVKQSNSDRFYSPLVKNIAAQENIELSELDSITGTGAEGRLTKDDLLNYIQQKTGGVAPKAAVTAQAAVPVVNNQPAPSKPVQPVVSVNGGDEIIEMDRMRKLIADHMVMSKHNSPHVTSFVEADVTNMVMWREKVKRNFEKRENEKITFTPIFIEAVTKAIKDFPMINVSVNGTQIIKKRDINIGMAAALPSGNLIVPVIKNADQLNLVGLTKSVNDLAIRARNSKLKPDETQGGTFTLTNVGSFGNVMGTPIINQPQVAILAVGAIKKKPAVLETEFGDVIAIRHMMFLSLSYDHRVVDGALGGSFVRRVADYLESWDINREI from the coding sequence ATGGCTCAATACGAATTATTGTTACCTAAAATGGGGGAGAGCGTTGCGGAAGCAACCATTATCAAATGGGCGAAACAACCAGGAGATATGATAGAATTGGACGATACAATTTTGGAAATCGCTACTGATAAGGTAGATTCTGAAGTTCCATCACCAATCGCCGGTAAGTTAATCAAACAGTTATTCAAGGAAGATGAAGTGGTGCAGGTAGGTGCAGTGATTGCAATTATCGAAACCGATGCCAATGCCGCTGCAGCACCTGTTGAAACCGCAGCAGCTCAGCCGGAAGCGGAAAGGGTAAGCGAACAGATTCCCGGTACGGAGCAGTTGCCTTCGAACGATGCCGCAACACAGCCGGTTAAGCAAAGTAATTCAGATCGTTTTTACTCACCATTGGTGAAAAATATCGCCGCTCAGGAAAATATTGAGCTGAGCGAATTGGACAGCATTACAGGTACAGGAGCAGAAGGACGTTTAACAAAAGATGACCTCTTAAATTATATTCAACAGAAAACAGGTGGTGTTGCTCCTAAAGCAGCTGTAACAGCTCAGGCAGCAGTTCCTGTAGTCAACAATCAACCAGCGCCTTCTAAGCCGGTACAGCCGGTGGTGAGTGTGAATGGTGGTGATGAAATCATTGAGATGGACAGGATGCGCAAGCTGATTGCCGATCACATGGTGATGAGCAAGCACAATTCTCCACACGTTACTTCTTTCGTGGAAGCCGATGTAACCAATATGGTGATGTGGCGCGAAAAAGTGAAACGCAACTTTGAGAAGCGTGAAAATGAAAAAATCACTTTCACACCGATCTTTATCGAAGCGGTAACTAAAGCAATTAAAGACTTCCCAATGATCAATGTTTCTGTGAACGGAACGCAGATCATCAAGAAAAGAGATATTAATATCGGTATGGCAGCAGCTTTGCCTAGTGGAAACCTGATTGTTCCGGTCATCAAAAATGCAGATCAGCTTAACCTGGTAGGTTTAACGAAATCGGTGAATGACCTGGCCATCCGCGCCCGTAATTCAAAGCTTAAACCAGACGAAACTCAGGGTGGAACATTTACCCTGACCAATGTAGGTTCTTTTGGAAACGTAATGGGAACACCCATTATCAACCAGCCTCAGGTAGCGATCCTTGCCGTTGGTGCGATCAAAAAGAAACCGGCAGTATTGGAGACTGAATTTGGGGATGTCATTGCCATCCGTCACATGATGTTCCTTTCCCTTTCTTACGACCACAGGGTGGTAGATGGTGCCTTAGGCGGATCATTCGTGCGCAGGGTAGCAGATTACCTGGAAAGCTGGGACATCAACAGAGAGATTTAA
- a CDS encoding competence/damage-inducible protein A has translation MLAEIITIGDEILIGQIVDTNSAWMAKQLNLIGMKVKQITSVSDDADHIIEALEQAEKRADIILITGGLGPTKDDITKVTLAKYFHMGFRRDAETLQHVTEIFERLNRPMIDLNRKQADVPDGCTVIKNKNGTAPCMWFEEHGKIFVSMPGVPFEMMYLMDDEIIPRIKKAFKLPVIYHKTILTSNIGESFLAVEIEEIEAALPAHIKLAYLPRLGQVRLRLSTSGTDEALLQQEVEIYAQQIITKIKKYVVAEEDIALEKAILNFMEARKLTLSTAESCTGGYIAHLITQHPGCSSVYEGGAVTYSYELKMSILGVQQETLAKYGAVSEETVKEMALGAIKHFKTDYAVAVSGIAGPDGGLPDKPVGTVWIAVAHAKGVVSKVFSFGNKRAQNIERSASAALSMILNELQQHED, from the coding sequence ATGCTGGCGGAAATTATAACCATAGGCGACGAAATCCTGATTGGTCAGATTGTAGATACCAATTCTGCATGGATGGCCAAACAATTAAACCTGATCGGAATGAAGGTGAAACAGATCACCTCGGTCTCTGACGATGCTGACCATATCATTGAAGCTTTGGAGCAGGCAGAAAAAAGAGCGGACATCATTTTAATTACCGGAGGATTAGGCCCTACAAAGGATGACATTACCAAAGTCACATTGGCAAAATATTTCCATATGGGTTTCAGAAGAGATGCAGAAACCCTGCAGCATGTGACCGAAATCTTTGAGCGCCTTAACCGGCCGATGATCGACCTGAACAGGAAACAAGCGGATGTTCCTGATGGATGTACGGTGATCAAAAACAAAAATGGAACAGCACCATGTATGTGGTTTGAGGAGCATGGAAAGATCTTTGTCTCCATGCCTGGTGTTCCTTTTGAAATGATGTATTTAATGGATGATGAAATCATTCCGAGAATAAAAAAAGCTTTTAAGCTCCCGGTCATTTACCATAAAACGATTCTCACTTCAAATATCGGGGAATCCTTTCTGGCGGTAGAAATAGAAGAAATCGAAGCGGCCTTACCTGCACACATTAAACTGGCATACTTGCCCAGACTGGGACAGGTTCGGTTGAGACTCAGCACCTCCGGAACGGACGAAGCCTTACTGCAGCAGGAAGTAGAAATCTATGCACAGCAGATCATCACCAAAATAAAGAAATACGTCGTTGCAGAAGAAGATATTGCTTTGGAAAAAGCCATTCTGAACTTTATGGAGGCACGAAAACTGACGCTTTCTACAGCAGAGAGTTGTACCGGAGGATACATTGCACACCTGATTACCCAGCATCCGGGATGTTCTTCTGTTTATGAAGGAGGAGCGGTGACGTATTCTTATGAGCTTAAAATGTCCATTCTCGGTGTTCAGCAGGAAACGTTGGCTAAATATGGTGCCGTGAGTGAAGAAACGGTTAAAGAGATGGCTTTGGGGGCAATAAAACATTTTAAAACAGATTATGCAGTAGCTGTTAGCGGTATTGCCGGACCTGATGGTGGTTTGCCTGATAAGCCTGTCGGAACTGTCTGGATAGCAGTGGCTCATGCCAAAGGAGTGGTGTCGAAAGTATTCAGTTTTGGCAACAAAAGAGCACAGAATATTGAACGTTCTGCCAGTGCTGCCTTATCAATGATTTTGAACGAACTCCAGCAACATGAGGATTAA
- a CDS encoding putative LPS assembly protein LptD, whose product MKLLSDIIFLKRLVLLTIVSIPALASSVFSSTQQVVPQVDTTKRSSIKPGLKSNPADTSKSSDKIEYSAKDSTKVDKKEGVIYLYGRARVVYQGLELDADYITYNTKTHQIFASGKHDAKGKYVGRPIFKMPGQGSSLADSLRYNTETAAGKIYGVFTEQEGGFFSGGLAKKQPDDEIHSKGQTYSTCNLPHPHFGIHITKGIVTENQIITGPVYLKIEDIPLPIGLPFAFFPKPNKKSSGIILPSPGEDYTRGFFLRDGGYYMGFSDYFDAKLIGSIYTGGSYDLNLTSTYTKRYKYNGNIALSYSSIVTGSEGTKNFGRQKPFAINWSHSQNANANPGSTLSASVNIRTSSYNSLTAAGNTYDPVALSQSILGSSVNYSKQLFGDLFNLSLAARVNQDVSRKTVDLTLPDINLTMSRNIFPFASPNRVGDPRWYEKISFGYGMISSNAVTSADSLLFKRQTLNKFRNGVQHNIPIQMNFNVLKYFNFGTSVTYRETWHFQSIKKTFIRPTGSSTTDLSRIDTIPGFNRYGTYSIGGSIGTKIYSTAQFTKLGNLKAIRHVMSPNITFNYQPDFSDPKMGNYLVARYADGKTVPSSKRADGTYDMDVNGNALKPLTYARQEGLLYGGAPSGRSANLGFSLQNTVEAKVAVPNDTTGKGEKKIPIINNLSISTNYNFLAKRFKLSPIGVTGSTPFTPKFQVNYGATFNPYLVERDSLLNGRSTQVAPFVVDKYVWQRGKLPRMTSFNLSFDYSLNPEALKRKNINQQDQREQNIQKGMTPEQAEAMALVSRDPNAFVDFKIPWNFAFRYAFNYNTNDAGDQARYTNSLSFNGDANITPKWKVTFNSGWDFQTKNFTQTTFGIYRDLHCWDMSFSWVPFGTYQSYSVDIKVKASVLQDLKLSKRKNYYTRY is encoded by the coding sequence TTGAAACTTTTAAGCGACATCATTTTTTTAAAACGGCTTGTTTTATTAACAATTGTTAGTATTCCGGCACTTGCATCTTCTGTTTTTTCCTCCACACAACAGGTCGTCCCTCAGGTAGATACCACTAAAAGGAGCAGTATTAAACCCGGACTAAAAAGTAACCCTGCAGATACTTCAAAATCAAGCGATAAGATCGAGTACTCTGCCAAAGATTCTACAAAAGTTGATAAGAAAGAAGGCGTCATTTATTTATATGGTCGTGCAAGGGTGGTATATCAGGGATTGGAGCTGGATGCCGATTATATTACTTACAATACAAAAACCCATCAGATTTTTGCCAGCGGAAAACATGATGCCAAAGGTAAATATGTAGGCCGGCCTATTTTTAAAATGCCCGGACAGGGGAGTTCCCTGGCAGATTCATTACGTTACAACACGGAAACGGCTGCAGGAAAGATTTACGGCGTGTTTACAGAACAGGAAGGTGGCTTTTTCTCCGGTGGACTCGCGAAGAAACAACCGGATGATGAAATTCACAGTAAAGGACAGACTTATAGTACCTGTAATTTACCGCATCCCCATTTCGGGATTCACATCACCAAAGGTATCGTTACCGAAAATCAGATCATTACAGGGCCTGTTTACTTAAAAATTGAAGATATTCCTTTACCCATCGGACTCCCTTTTGCCTTTTTTCCAAAGCCAAATAAGAAATCCTCCGGGATCATTTTACCCAGCCCCGGCGAAGATTATACCAGGGGTTTCTTTTTGAGAGACGGTGGATATTATATGGGTTTTAGTGATTATTTTGATGCCAAACTGATCGGATCAATTTATACTGGTGGTTCTTACGATTTAAACCTGACTTCCACCTATACGAAGAGATATAAATACAATGGAAATATCGCTTTAAGCTATTCCAGTATTGTTACGGGATCGGAGGGGACAAAGAATTTCGGCAGACAGAAGCCTTTTGCAATCAACTGGTCACACAGTCAAAATGCAAATGCGAATCCCGGAAGTACACTTAGTGCCTCGGTAAATATCAGGACCAGTAGTTACAATAGTCTGACTGCAGCCGGTAATACTTACGATCCTGTTGCGCTTTCACAAAGCATTTTAGGGTCCTCCGTGAATTACTCTAAACAACTCTTTGGAGATTTATTTAACCTGTCCCTCGCTGCAAGGGTGAATCAGGATGTGTCCAGAAAAACCGTCGACCTGACCTTGCCGGACATCAATTTAACGATGTCAAGAAATATCTTCCCTTTTGCCTCGCCAAACAGGGTTGGAGATCCAAGGTGGTATGAAAAAATTTCCTTCGGGTATGGCATGATCAGTAGTAATGCGGTAACTTCTGCCGATAGTTTATTATTTAAACGCCAAACCTTGAATAAATTCAGAAACGGGGTGCAACATAATATTCCGATTCAGATGAATTTCAATGTCTTAAAGTATTTCAACTTTGGAACAAGTGTAACCTATAGAGAGACCTGGCATTTTCAGTCGATCAAAAAGACTTTCATCAGACCTACCGGTAGCAGTACCACAGACCTGAGTAGGATTGATACGATTCCAGGATTCAACCGTTATGGAACCTATAGTATTGGTGGTTCAATTGGTACCAAGATTTACTCTACGGCGCAGTTTACGAAACTGGGAAATCTGAAAGCAATCCGACATGTCATGTCACCGAACATTACATTCAACTATCAGCCTGATTTTTCAGATCCGAAGATGGGAAATTATTTGGTCGCGAGATATGCAGATGGCAAGACCGTACCGTCCTCAAAGAGAGCCGATGGGACTTACGATATGGACGTGAATGGAAATGCGCTAAAACCGCTTACCTATGCCCGGCAAGAAGGGTTATTGTATGGTGGAGCGCCGAGTGGCAGATCAGCCAATCTGGGTTTTAGTTTGCAAAATACAGTAGAAGCGAAGGTGGCGGTGCCAAATGATACTACTGGAAAAGGAGAAAAGAAAATTCCCATTATTAATAACCTAAGTATCAGTACCAACTATAATTTTCTTGCAAAAAGATTTAAGCTCAGCCCGATTGGTGTGACAGGTAGTACGCCTTTTACCCCTAAATTTCAGGTAAATTACGGCGCAACCTTTAATCCGTATCTTGTGGAGAGGGATTCTTTGCTTAATGGTAGAAGTACGCAGGTAGCTCCATTTGTGGTGGATAAATATGTATGGCAAAGAGGAAAATTACCCCGTATGACCTCTTTTAACCTGTCATTTGATTATAGCCTGAACCCTGAAGCGCTGAAAAGGAAAAATATCAATCAACAGGATCAGCGTGAACAAAACATTCAGAAAGGAATGACTCCGGAACAGGCGGAAGCAATGGCATTGGTGAGCAGGGATCCAAATGCTTTTGTCGACTTTAAAATTCCATGGAACTTTGCCTTTAGGTATGCCTTTAATTATAACACAAACGATGCGGGAGATCAAGCCAGATATACCAATAGTTTGTCGTTTAACGGAGATGCCAACATTACTCCTAAATGGAAAGTAACTTTTAATTCCGGCTGGGACTTTCAGACGAAAAACTTTACCCAGACCACTTTCGGGATCTATCGTGACCTGCACTGCTGGGACATGAGCTTTAGCTGGGTTCCCTTCGGTACCTATCAGAGTTATTCTGTAGACATCAAGGTGAAAGCTTCTGTCCTGCAGGATCTGAAACTGAGCAAGAGAAAGAACTACTATACGAGATACTAA
- a CDS encoding N-acetylmuramoyl-L-alanine amidase, protein MKNMPLLRPNAILIVFISLILATTTSYQAFTQEYKIKTIVLDAGHGGKDGSTRGAYSTEKDVALKTALRLGAAIEANMKDVKVIYTRSTDVFVPLYERIAIANNAKADLFISIHCNDMPMIRSTTVTGYRKGRNGKRIPITESSYRKSTSTRGVETFVSGMGRINEQDEVIKRENAAIFLEDNYKENYEGFDPNNAENYIILSLMKNTFRTQSLKLAKLVQDEYVNVGRVNRGVQEKSLAVLARAGMPAILTEIGFISNPDEEDYMNSEAGQIEITNCLLKAIQSYQHKIEG, encoded by the coding sequence ATGAAAAATATGCCATTGCTCAGACCAAATGCAATTTTGATCGTATTTATTTCTTTGATATTAGCTACGACCACTAGTTATCAAGCATTTACACAGGAATATAAAATAAAAACCATCGTATTAGACGCTGGTCACGGGGGGAAAGACGGCTCTACCAGAGGCGCTTATTCGACAGAAAAAGATGTCGCCCTGAAAACGGCTTTACGGCTTGGGGCAGCGATAGAAGCCAATATGAAAGACGTAAAAGTGATCTACACCAGGTCTACTGATGTTTTTGTTCCGCTTTATGAGCGGATTGCCATTGCGAACAACGCAAAAGCAGATCTTTTTATCTCCATTCACTGTAATGATATGCCAATGATCCGTTCCACGACTGTGACGGGCTATAGAAAAGGACGTAATGGAAAAAGAATTCCCATTACAGAAAGTTCCTATCGGAAAAGCACCTCTACCCGTGGTGTAGAAACCTTTGTTTCCGGGATGGGAAGAATCAATGAACAGGACGAGGTGATCAAGAGAGAGAATGCGGCCATTTTCCTCGAGGATAACTATAAAGAGAATTATGAAGGTTTTGACCCCAATAATGCGGAAAACTATATTATACTATCTTTGATGAAAAATACGTTCAGAACACAAAGTTTAAAATTGGCAAAACTTGTGCAGGACGAGTATGTTAATGTAGGAAGGGTAAACCGTGGGGTGCAGGAAAAAAGTCTTGCGGTATTGGCCAGAGCAGGAATGCCGGCCATCTTAACAGAGATCGGCTTTATCAGCAACCCTGATGAAGAAGATTATATGAACTCTGAAGCCGGACAAATAGAAATTACCAATTGCCTGTTGAAAGCCATACAAAGCTACCAGCATAAGATAGAAGGATAA
- a CDS encoding N-acetylmuramoyl-L-alanine amidase has product MRLKRSIFLFTILLFISSEFAFSQGYKVKTIVIDAGHGGGKPGAAGSYSVEKNVALQVALRLGKKFEEEMPEVRILYTRKTDVDVDFYKRAEIANDAKADIFISIHCNSMPDRRVVAGYTKGKRGKKIPRYAYVKNSSTSGTETFVAGTHRLNEQDVAIRENADIKLEKNYKQNYDGYDPNDPETFIILSLFKNTFRDKSLKLARLIQDNYTNDNKRVNRGVKEQGILILQRVGMPAVLTEIGFISNPSEENYMNSASGQSEIVHAIFDAVKKYKKQTEVN; this is encoded by the coding sequence ATGAGATTGAAAAGAAGTATATTCTTGTTTACCATTTTATTGTTTATAAGTTCAGAATTTGCTTTTTCGCAAGGATATAAAGTTAAAACGATCGTGATCGATGCCGGTCATGGAGGAGGTAAACCCGGAGCCGCAGGCAGTTACTCTGTAGAAAAGAATGTCGCCCTGCAGGTGGCCCTTAGACTTGGAAAAAAGTTTGAAGAAGAGATGCCGGAAGTCCGCATACTGTATACCAGGAAAACGGATGTGGATGTCGACTTCTATAAAAGAGCCGAAATTGCCAATGACGCCAAAGCAGATATTTTCATTTCTATCCACTGTAACTCTATGCCCGACAGAAGAGTAGTAGCCGGATATACCAAAGGAAAACGCGGCAAAAAGATCCCCCGATATGCGTATGTAAAGAATTCTTCCACCAGTGGTACCGAGACTTTCGTTGCGGGTACACACCGCCTGAATGAGCAGGATGTGGCCATCAGGGAGAATGCCGATATTAAACTGGAAAAAAACTACAAACAAAACTACGACGGTTACGATCCCAACGATCCTGAAACATTTATTATACTATCTTTGTTTAAAAATACATTTAGAGATAAAAGCCTGAAATTGGCCAGATTGATTCAGGACAACTACACCAACGATAATAAACGCGTAAACAGAGGAGTAAAAGAGCAGGGGATTTTAATTTTACAAAGGGTTGGAATGCCTGCTGTGTTAACGGAGATTGGATTTATATCAAATCCTTCAGAGGAGAATTACATGAATTCTGCCAGCGGACAATCGGAAATTGTACATGCTATTTTTGATGCGGTAAAGAAATATAAAAAACAAACAGAAGTAAATTAA
- a CDS encoding MlaD family protein, producing the protein MKIANETKVGILAAFSIAMLIIGYNFLKGNAIFSSETVLYARYSHVDGLGVSKPVLINGYQIGRVDKLTLQSDGTIIATLKIKGKYEIPKNSVAKLESIDLLGGKAIVMALGTGNVYAKDGDTLNANVAKGLLETVQPVQKKAELIIAKMDSILTSVNSILNPNFQKNVDKSFNSIASTLASLEATSKKVDNLVGSEGTRISSILANVEAISANLKNNNEKINGILNNIGSITDQVAAANFKQTIDNANKSMADLQAIVGKINEGKGTLGLLINDTKMYDNLNSASQNLDKLIIDLKENPKRYVHFSVFGGGAKKDK; encoded by the coding sequence GTGAAAATAGCAAACGAAACCAAAGTAGGCATACTAGCAGCCTTTTCCATAGCCATGTTGATCATTGGCTACAACTTTTTAAAAGGCAATGCCATTTTTTCCAGCGAAACCGTATTGTATGCCAGGTATTCGCATGTAGATGGACTGGGTGTATCCAAACCCGTTTTGATCAATGGTTATCAGATCGGCCGCGTAGATAAACTGACCCTTCAGTCTGACGGGACCATTATCGCAACCTTAAAGATCAAAGGGAAATATGAAATTCCTAAAAACAGTGTTGCAAAACTGGAGAGTATTGACCTTTTAGGTGGCAAAGCGATTGTAATGGCTTTAGGAACCGGAAATGTATATGCAAAAGACGGAGATACTTTAAACGCGAATGTGGCAAAAGGCCTGTTGGAAACCGTTCAACCGGTACAAAAGAAAGCAGAGCTGATCATTGCGAAAATGGATTCTATCTTAACGAGTGTAAACTCCATCCTGAATCCCAACTTCCAGAAGAATGTAGACAAGAGTTTCAACAGCATTGCTTCTACCCTGGCTTCACTGGAAGCAACTTCAAAAAAAGTGGATAACCTGGTAGGTTCTGAAGGAACCCGCATTTCTTCCATCCTTGCGAATGTAGAGGCCATCTCCGCAAACCTGAAGAACAACAACGAAAAGATCAATGGCATTTTGAACAACATCGGCAGCATTACTGATCAGGTGGCAGCAGCGAACTTCAAACAAACCATAGACAATGCGAATAAATCAATGGCCGATTTACAGGCGATTGTAGGCAAGATCAATGAAGGAAAAGGTACTTTAGGCCTGTTGATCAACGATACAAAAATGTATGACAACCTGAACAGTGCTTCTCAGAACCTGGACAAGCTGATCATCGACTTAAAAGAAAATCCTAAACGTTACGTTCACTTCTCTGTGTTCGGTGGCGGTGCTAAAAAAGATAAATAA
- a CDS encoding glycoside hydrolase family 125 protein, translated as MNTRRDFIKTGSILGAGMLLPSLDAFTIGKPDFISRRPALSARHFTSEAVEATIKNMKKALPNKELAWMFENCFPNTLDTTVYHELKNGVPDTYVITGDIDAMWLRDSTEQVWPYVPLAAKDPKLRQLLAGVINRQVKCILKDPYANAFYKDETKISEWKDDITAMQPGIHERKWEIDSLCFPVRLAYKYWKTTGDVQCFGKDWKESVRLTVQTFREQQKKTGKGPYSFQRKTSWATDGVPLGGYGYPVKPVGLICSSFRASDDAAIFPFLIPANFFAVVSLRQSAEILFKVYKDETLGNDCLALADEVAGAIQKYGIVKHPDFGEVYAYEVNGFGSFNIMDDAGTPSLLSLPYLNAVEANDPVYQRTRALILSAANPFFFKSARAESIGSPHSGIDMIWPLSIITRALTSNQDAEITAAVKMLIDTHAGTGFIHESFHKDDPSNFTRKWFAWANTLFAELILQIQEKKRHLWKEI; from the coding sequence ATGAACACACGAAGAGACTTTATTAAAACAGGCAGTATCCTTGGCGCAGGGATGCTGTTGCCATCTTTGGATGCATTTACCATTGGAAAACCCGATTTTATCAGCAGGCGACCTGCATTATCAGCAAGACATTTTACCAGTGAAGCGGTAGAGGCGACGATTAAAAACATGAAAAAGGCCTTGCCCAATAAGGAGCTGGCCTGGATGTTTGAAAATTGTTTTCCCAATACCCTGGATACGACGGTATACCATGAGCTGAAAAACGGAGTTCCGGACACTTATGTGATTACCGGCGATATTGATGCCATGTGGCTAAGAGACAGTACAGAACAGGTCTGGCCATATGTCCCCCTCGCAGCAAAGGACCCTAAACTCAGACAACTTCTTGCAGGAGTCATCAACAGGCAGGTAAAGTGTATTCTTAAAGATCCTTATGCCAATGCTTTTTACAAGGACGAAACCAAGATCAGCGAATGGAAAGATGACATTACTGCCATGCAACCGGGGATTCATGAGCGGAAATGGGAAATTGATTCGCTTTGTTTTCCAGTCAGACTGGCCTATAAATATTGGAAAACCACTGGCGATGTACAGTGTTTTGGCAAGGATTGGAAAGAATCGGTCCGGCTCACTGTTCAGACTTTCCGGGAGCAACAAAAGAAAACAGGAAAAGGCCCATACTCTTTTCAAAGGAAAACTTCCTGGGCCACAGATGGAGTACCACTGGGCGGATATGGATATCCGGTGAAGCCGGTAGGCCTGATCTGTTCGAGTTTCAGGGCCAGCGATGATGCGGCGATATTCCCCTTTTTGATCCCGGCAAATTTCTTTGCGGTGGTTAGCTTGAGGCAATCGGCGGAAATTCTTTTTAAAGTATACAAAGATGAGACATTGGGGAATGACTGCCTGGCACTTGCGGATGAAGTTGCGGGGGCCATACAAAAATATGGAATTGTAAAACATCCGGATTTTGGAGAGGTCTATGCTTATGAAGTGAACGGTTTTGGAAGTTTTAACATCATGGACGACGCGGGGACGCCGAGTTTATTATCCCTCCCATATCTGAATGCGGTGGAAGCAAATGATCCGGTCTACCAGCGAACGAGAGCGCTGATTCTTTCTGCTGCCAATCCTTTTTTCTTTAAGTCGGCGCGCGCGGAAAGTATTGGAAGTCCTCATTCCGGGATCGATATGATCTGGCCGTTGAGCATCATTACACGTGCACTGACCAGTAACCAGGATGCGGAAATCACAGCGGCCGTAAAAATGCTGATTGATACCCATGCAGGAACGGGCTTTATTCATGAAAGTTTTCATAAAGATGACCCTTCAAACTTTACCAGAAAATGGTTCGCATGGGCAAACACTTTGTTTGCAGAACTGATTCTTCAGATCCAGGAAAAGAAGCGACATCTATGGAAAGAAATTTAA
- a CDS encoding ribonuclease Z, translating into MKFEVTILGSSSATPVYNRNPSAQLLNCNEKFYLIDCGEGTQQQLIKYGFKASKIDFVFISHLHGDHYFGLIGLLSTMHLNGRIKPIKIFGPAALMEILDLQFKHSETVLRYPLEFVPITADEPQLIFENSDLTVSTIVLNHRIPCTGFVFKEKKRLRKVIVEKLEEENIPLEYYPLLKRGVDLTLPDGTVLLNKDYTTDSDEPRKYAYCSDTLCDGSYFEEIKDCNTLYHEATFLHEMLERANQTHHTTALQAAETAITTGAKKLIIGHFSSRYKTLQPLLEEAVSAFENTQLAQEGSTFQI; encoded by the coding sequence ATGAAGTTTGAGGTTACTATTTTAGGTAGCAGCTCTGCTACACCCGTATACAATAGAAATCCAAGTGCCCAGCTTTTAAACTGTAATGAAAAGTTTTACCTGATCGATTGCGGGGAAGGAACCCAGCAGCAATTGATCAAGTATGGTTTTAAAGCAAGTAAAATAGATTTTGTATTCATCAGCCACCTTCACGGAGATCATTATTTCGGATTGATCGGATTGCTTTCGACCATGCATTTGAATGGAAGAATCAAGCCGATTAAGATCTTTGGCCCTGCAGCTTTAATGGAGATTCTGGACCTTCAGTTTAAACATTCTGAAACGGTGCTCCGTTATCCTTTGGAATTTGTACCGATCACTGCAGACGAGCCTCAGCTGATTTTTGAAAACTCAGACCTGACCGTATCTACAATTGTACTCAACCACCGGATTCCATGTACCGGCTTCGTCTTCAAAGAAAAGAAACGATTGCGTAAAGTAATCGTAGAAAAGCTGGAGGAAGAAAATATCCCGTTGGAATATTACCCTTTATTGAAAAGAGGGGTAGACCTGACTTTACCGGATGGAACGGTGCTCCTGAACAAAGATTATACGACGGACTCAGATGAGCCCCGGAAATATGCTTATTGTTCGGATACCCTTTGTGATGGCAGCTATTTCGAAGAGATCAAAGATTGTAACACCCTGTACCACGAAGCAACCTTCTTACATGAAATGCTGGAACGGGCGAATCAAACACATCATACGACGGCTTTACAGGCCGCTGAGACCGCAATAACCACCGGGGCAAAGAAACTGATCATCGGACATTTTTCTTCCAGATACAAGACCTTACAGCCCTTATTAGAGGAAGCCGTCTCGGCTTTTGAAAATACACAGCTGGCTCAGGAAGGAAGTACCTTCCAGATCTGA
- a CDS encoding STAS domain-containing protein, giving the protein MKFSVDKHEKYVVLKLRESKFTNDNTPKLKSEFILLNAEGYHNIVLDLSAVKECNDSQDLSSLLVGDRLCKKANGLFILTGINGVVAKILEMSSLDQSLTIVSKLKEAEDLIFMEEIEKELLGSVDKG; this is encoded by the coding sequence ATGAAATTTTCAGTTGACAAGCACGAAAAGTATGTTGTTCTTAAACTTAGAGAATCTAAGTTCACCAACGACAATACCCCTAAGTTAAAATCTGAGTTCATTTTATTGAACGCAGAAGGTTACCATAATATCGTTCTGGATTTATCCGCCGTAAAAGAATGCAATGACTCTCAGGATCTGAGCAGTTTGCTGGTAGGAGACCGTCTATGTAAAAAAGCAAACGGTTTGTTTATCCTTACCGGAATAAATGGCGTTGTTGCTAAAATACTGGAAATGTCGAGCCTGGATCAGTCATTGACCATCGTGTCGAAACTGAAAGAAGCCGAAGACCTGATCTTTATGGAAGAAATTGAGAAAGAATTGTTGGGGAGCGTAGATAAAGGTTAA